The nucleotide window CAAGACGAACAAGTAGATGGCTCAACTGTTCAAGATATGGAATCACGTGAAGAAGTAGCTGAATGGTTCCAAGAGAATGCACCTGTTACAGAAAAATTCGCAACTCAAATTTCTGAAGATTTCTTTAAAGAAGATGGTGGCGAATTGACATGGGCTGAATTAGATTATTCAGTTACATTCGATGCAGAAGAACACAAAGCTTACCAAGTAACTGAAAGTAATTTCTTAGTAAGTTTCCAAATCGCAGGTGATGCTGAAGAAAATAGAGGCCATTACAACTACAACGTTGTTGACCAAGAAGGCGAATGGTTAGTAAATGAATTCGACTTTGGTTATTTAGATGGTGAACACCCTGACGATCAAGAAGAGGAAGAACAAGCTGAAGAATCAAGTGAAGATTCTGAAGAAGATAGCGACGACGAAGAATAATATTTTTTAGATAAAATCTTATGAGAGCCTTGGATGAACTATGCCCAAGGCTTTTTTACATGCACTATTTGTCGAAATGCGTACCAAGTGATATGTATTTGAAATAAATGTATGTTAATAATACTGTCATTAGGGTAGATACTAATATACCTAGTCTGTTGAACTATATTATTGAGGAGGAGTCGTATGAGAAACACAAAGAAACAGCCTAAGGGTCTCACATCATTTTCATCAGCGGTTAAAACACCAACATTCGTCATCTCATTGATTATTGCATTAATCTTTCTTGCATTTGGTGTTTTCTATTCTGAATTTCCAACATATATAAATGAGACATTCAATTGGGTAGTAGAGTACTTAGGTTGGACTTTCATACTTGGGGCCAGTTTATTTGTTATCATTACCATTTACTTGATCGTAAGCCCGATTGGGGAAATCAAGTTAGGTGAAGACGGAGAAAAACCGATGTATTCCACTCCGGCATGGTTCTCTATGTTATTCAGTGCTGGTATGGGTATTGGTCTATTGTTCTGGGGTGTTTCAGAACCAATCAACCACTATGATTGGCCGCCTATGGGAGAGGCAGGAACTGAAGGTGCAGTTCATTTGGCTTTACAATATTCATTCTTCCACTGGGGATTACATCCGTGGGCCGTATATGCAATTGTTGCTTTAGCACTAGCATATTTCAGTTATCGTAGAGATTTACCGATGCTTATGAGTTCAACTCTTGAACCATTATTAGGTAGAGACAATTTGAATGGTGGTATAGGTAATACAGTAAACATCATCGCTGTTATTTCAACACTATTCGGAATCTCAACTTCACTAGGATTTGGTGTTATGCAAATTGGTGGAGGTTTCACTCAGTTATTCGGGATTCCAAATAATGAGTTCTTATGGTTGATTATTATTGCTGTTGTTACAACATTAGCTATTCTGTCAACCACCTCCGGTATTGATCGAGGAATTAAATGGCTAAGTCAAGGGAACTTGATCATCGCCGGGTCGCTTATGTTGTTTGTTTTAATTTTAGGACCAACATTATTTATTTTCGAATCATTCACTCATGCTACAGGAGCTTACTTCCAAAATCTTTTCTCGATGTCGTTCGGAATTGATGCTGCAGGAGAGAATACAGAGGGTTGGTATGACACTTGGACAATCTTCTATTGGGCTTGGTGGATTTCATGGGCACCGTTCGTTGGAACGTTTATCGCGCGTGTATCTAGAGGACGTACCATTCGAAGCTTTGCAATAGGTGTACTTCTAGTACCGACCGGTGTAAGTATGGTTTGGTTTGCTGTATTCGGTGGAGCTGCACTATATGAGGAGCATTTCGTACAAGGAAGCAGTATCTTAGAATCCGTTTTAGAAGATGAAGCACAAGGTTTCTTTGCTCTACTGAATCTCTTCCCATTCTCTAGTGTTCTCATTATAATTGCCATGATTTCACTGACTGTATTCTTTATTACATCTTCCGACTCTGGAACGTATGTAATTGGTATGTTAACATCTAAAGGTAATATGAACCCTCCAGTAGGTTTACGTATTATCTGGGGTATTATCGAAGGCGGATTCGCTGCCGTATTGTTACTAGCAGGCGGACTCGGCGCCCTCCAGACCTCAGCAGTTACAGGTGGTTTTCCATTCATGGTCATTATGTTCGTAATGATATTCTGTCTGATCTTAGCTCTACAGCGAGAACTCAAGGCAGGTTCATTACCACATGAACGGGCTCGTATTTATAAAGCACTTGGTGACTTACAAGAAGAACGCAAGATAAGACAAAACACCGTACAAGAGACAACAAATCATGAGAAAAAGAATGAAGATCAAAAATAATTAAAAGCATCACCTCTCTTTTGACTCAGGTCACTAGAGAGGTGATTTTTACATAATACTTATTTTTGGGTAAACATTTATCCTGTAACATCAGAACAAACGAGTGACATTCTATTTAAAGAAGGATATGATATAACCATCGTCTATGAAGGAATGATCACATGGGAAGGGGATGTAGAGAATGAATAGAGTTGAAATTCTTGAAAAGATAAACAATCACCAGCCTTCCATATTAGGATTAAAAAATGCACGTAACTATTCTATTTTACTCCCCCTAGCAGAAAAAAACGAAGAGCTTCACATCGTCTTTGAAATTCGATCTAAAGATATGCGTAGGCAACCAGGAGAAGTTTGTTTTCCTGGTGGAAAAGTAGATAAGGAAGATCAACGCGAAGAAGACACCGCTATTCGAGAACTATCTGAAGAACTTGGAATCGGTTGGAATCAAATATCCGATTTACAATCTATTGGAGTATTGGTCTCACCCTTCGGAATGAAGGTTCATGCCCATGTGGGTTTTATCGAAGATATGAGTCCATTAGAACTTAATCCCGCCGAAGTCGAAGATATTTTTACTGTTCCACTGAACCATTTTTTAAAGACAGACCCCGAAGTACACTACATAAATTTCGACGTTCGTCCTGAAGACGGTTTCCCATATGAGGATATAGCCAACGGGGAATCATATCAATGGCAATCGATGAAATATGAGGAACATTTCTATTACTACAACGATCAAGTGATTTGGGGCCTTACTGCAAGAATCATCAGAGATTTCATTGATTTAATAAAATAAATAATTTCAAATACTCACTAAAAACCGCCCCCTGGCAGTAAAATGTTTAAGGGTAGTTTATCTTTTTTGATAGTTCATCAACGCGAAATCAACTATTTCCGTGCAACAACCTGAATCACATGACCTAACCCGTCATGTCTTTTTCCTTCTACTCTCTCTGCTTCTCCTGAATAAAAGTGCAGTCTTTTAAATGATGAAGTCCAGCGCATAATATCAACCGGTCGGTACAGCATCTCTTTTGTTTTGGGCCCACCTGTTCCATAATCTACCTGTTCTTCAGAATAAACCTCAATGAATATATGTCCTCCTTTTTTAACTGAATCGAACATATTTTTCATTAAATAATCCTGATCCTCTTTTGAGACATGACCGAAAACCATGATCGCAGCGTCAAATGAATTCTCTTCCACTTTCTCTTTCGTCAAATCGACTTTATGAGTAAGAACTTCAACATCGTTCATTGCAGCAAGTTTTTTCGTCTTTTCAAGACCTACCTCTGAATTATCAAAGGAAGTGACTCGATGCCCGAGTTTCGCTAAATGAATAGCATTTCGCCCTTCACCTTCAGCAAAGCAACCTACCTCTGAATTTGCTGGAATCATTTCGCTATATTCTTTAATAAATTCATTGGGTTCTGTTCCATAAACATAATCATCATCCGAGAAATTTTCATCCCATTTATTTGACAATAACATAACCTCCAGAGGTCCATACTCAACAAGAATTTTCCATCTTGTTGAATTGTAACCATTCAGTATTTGACACTATTATGTATCTAATACACTTAAAGAATCAATTTAAACCAACTATTTAATGAAAAAATTATTAAATAAAGAAAAGAGAGCTCAGATTCATAAGCTCTCTAGATCATTTAAGTGATTGGGTTATCCCCTCGCCTAATTGAATAATTCCGTAAACGGATTTCCAAATAGAGGTATGATTATAAATAAGGTTACCAAAAACACGACGATGAAAATCAGAAGATTTTTCTTCCAATTCATTGATGAAGACACCACCTTAAGTATATTATACACGATGAAAAAAATTCATTTAGTCCATTTTCATTCCATTCACCTAATGAATGAAAGCCCACTCTTCTTTTTATACAAACTACCTAGGATTGCAAAACCAGTCAAAATAAATGTAGCTTTAAAACAATTACTAAAGAATGTGGCAAATGAAATAAACTCTTCATCGTTCAAAGAAGTTGAAGTAGGACTGACCACCTCTCCATTAAACCATTCGCCGTTCGCGCTGACCCAAAGCATGATACTCGCGACGACCAAAGCACCTAATAAGAAATGCAATCGATACCCCCACTGGCCTTGCTCTCGAAACTTCCCAATCAAATATGGCACAGATAATATCACTCCGAGAAATATCGCATCAATAACCCAGAACCATACCACTCCACTTTGAGAATTATATCCTTCAGAGCCCATAAATATAGATTGAACACCAGAACGAGCGGTTCCATAAAACAATACCAAACCTAAAATTAAAACAATATGTAGAAAAAAAGACTTAAACTTCACTGCTGACTCTCCTTTGCCGATAACTATGATAATTCCTTCCACAGAAAAGACACCATTAAACTGACAACTGATCCAAAGAAAATCACTGAACTCATATCAACCAAGTCAATAATATCAAGCCAATCTTTGAATAATAGACCTTGAAAGCCGATACTAAAAATCATTGCACATGCCCCTATTATCATCAATATGAAAAAGATAATCATGTTATAATCACGGTGAGTACGAAATTTAATTTGCAATAACTTCAATAACACCGAAACCAATGCAAAGGCTGATATAATCAAGAGTGAATCCACACGAATCGCATCCTCTGTAAAAGATATATTTCCTTTGCTTATCAATTCGACATTTTACATAAAATTCCCTGCTATGAATTTCCAAAAAAATGAAACACAAATAATTTCTCGATCGTCTTATAATATAAAAAGGAGGGGATAATATCGTGAAAAGAGCTATTGCATATATTCTATTAAGCTCGGTCATAGTGAGCAGTTTAGTTCTTGCGAGCTGTTCACAACAGACGAATCGATCCGTACATAGCGAAGAGCAATACCAAACGGTCCAAATGGAAGGAAAAAAAATTGTTTCAGTCTCCATAGCTAAAGTTGGAGATTATATGGACGAAATCATGTCACCTCACCTTACATATGAAAATGATGACGTTGATGAGCTTAAAACTTTTGCAAATGCTATTACAGATGCAAAAGAGATCAACGGTGTAGTTGATGTCTCAGCACCAGATTATTCGATTGAATTAACATTCGAAGACAGGGATGTTGCCCGCTTCTTTGTTTGGTTAGGAGCTGATGGTGGAAGCATCATGAATCAGAAAGACTCCCGCAAGCTCTCTATGTTACCTGAAGAAATAATTGATAAACTAAACCAATATTTATATTAGATTTTTAATAAAATTTAAAGTTTATTTCCAGATACAAGTGAGGTAGCCCTATATGAAATCTTCAAATGGTTTGTTCATATTAAATGTTTTTTCTCTGCTCGCTGTAATTTCTGTTAACGCATTAGCCAATTTGCTACCCACCAATGGGCAAACCACAGGACAGATTTCAAATCGTCTTCACGTTCTCTTCACACCAGCAGGATACGTCTTTTCTATATGGGGAGTAATTTACTTCAATTTATCTTGGGTGGGTTTCTGCAGCTACCATCCTTAATTTCGGAATCTTTTTTAAGGTAAACGATCTGGAACCATTGCTGGGAATCTCTTCGATTATTTGGACGGTAATTCTTTTAGCCTTTGCGACAGGACTGGCCCTATGGTTAATGACATTTAAAAAAGATATAGCTTTTCCATTAGTATTCATATGGGCTTTTATTGAAATTGCACTCAAGCGATCGATTACTCGGAAATTTATTGGACATCGTGGGTGATGGTAGCGATCCTTTCAGGGGGAATATTGTTAGCTATTATTAAGTATAAAGTAAAAGGACTTTAAAAAAGAACATAAATAAGGAGCAGGTTCATTTCACCTGCTCCTTATTGTTTATAACTATCATATACGATTATTATTCAGAACCGCCTGTCCATTCGTCAATCAAATCTTGGTTTTCATCAATCCAGTTTTGGGCGCCTTCTTGCTCAGAATCAGCTTCATTCAACGAAGCCATCAAGCTACCTAACTGATCATCATTTAACATGAAATTATCAAACCATTCAACGACTTCTGGATGATCTTCTTCAAGACCTAAACGTGCTGCGTATGAAATGTTCTCAGAATCCCCATAGATATTTTTAGGGTCCTCAAGAATTTTTAGATCCATTTCAGAAAACGTCCAGTGTGGCTTCCAAAGAGTCACCACGATTGGTTCTTCGCTATCTATACGGTTCTGGAGTTCAGCTAACATGCTAGGCTCAGATGATCCAATCAATTCATATTCAAGACCGTAGTCAGCAATGACATCTTCAGTTAATCCCATAATACTTGATCCAGGATCGATTCCGTAAATCTCAGATTCAAATTTGTCAGCATGCTCATTCAAATCTTCGATGCTATTAACATCTTCCACATAAGATGGTACAACAAGCGCTAGATCTGTACCCTCGTACCACTCTTCTCGCCAATCGATATCTTCTTTAAAATCTTCATAGAAAGCTTGGTCCGTATTAGGCAACCAAATTTCCATTCCAATATCTAAATCTCCATTCTTAAGCCCTTCATAAAGTATTGCCTTTTCTACAGGCTCTAACGATACATCATAACCTTTTTCTTCTAACACGATTTTCCACATGTTTGATACAGCGACGTTCTCTGCCCAATTATTCATACCGATAGAGATTGAGCCCTTATCTTCTTGTGCCTCATTATCTCCTTCATTGCTTTCGCCTTCTCCTGATTGATCGTCTCCACCACAGGCGGCGAGTAGTAACAAGATCCCTAGTAATATAATAGGGAACAATTTTTTAAGATTCTTCATCAAATTCCTCCTTGTTGAATTTTTTGTAAGTAGACACTCTAATAAGTTTAGTTTTCCCTAATATAAAAAGACTAAGTCAATTTTCTAAAAAAATATAGCTGAACCATTAAGAACTATAACATAGTCTAATCTTATTTCAAGTCGGTTGCTTCCCGTTTAGTCATATGCACTCTATATGTTGGTAGTTTGGACTTGAGTTATTGCTGTCTCTTCAAGTTAGATAAAAAAAACATGTTAAACAGCTTTTGAGCTGCTTAACATGTTCCTTAAATCCATATGTTGATAAATTATTGAACGCTTCCATCTTTTAAAATTTGCTTCCAACTATCTGTCCCATCTTCAGAGATATAAGCTTGGTCTTCAATTGTATAAATTGCAAACTCTTCTTCATTCTGAGGATTTTGACTTATGAAAAGAGGCGCGTCTTGGTTTAATTGAGGTAGATTCAATTCCTCGCGATTATCCGCTTCAAGATCATATGCAATGAAGTTGGCATTTCCACTATAGGTAGAGTAGTACAAAGTATCCTCACTGAAGAATACACCGATACCTTGTCCCCCATCACTCAATAAGTCGAATTCGTTTCCACCATCTTGTGATAAATATACTCCTTGTGTCGTACTTACAGCTACCAAATTGGAGTCCACAGGGTGTAGTGCAATTTCCATATAGTCCCCTTCTAGGCCAGATGCATCAACCTTTTTCCAACTTTCACCCTCATCTTGACTGATGTGGAAACCTTGATCCAGCTTGGAGTTTTTATCAGGGTTGTATAAGAGCAAGTCATGACTTTTATAGCCAACAGTTAGAAAATGAAAATCCGTTTCCCCAACGAAATCAATACTTTCTAGATTTTGTGCGCCATCTACACTTTTCTGAATACCGATTGGGTTTGGTAGATCTGATTGGGCGCTAGGATGCCCGGAAGTATAAAACCCTTCATCAAAAACAGTGAAACCCATGAAATCATTCTGGTTTTCTGTCACTTCATACCAAGTTCCGTCTTCGAAATACCGAAGTCCGATATGAGTACCAAACAGTATGCGTTCACCATTTTCCTCATACCCCATTCCATGGGCATGAGATAGATCGCCTTCAAGTTCTTTACCACCGATATCACTAAGTTCGGCTGCTTTCTCTTCATCATCACTATCGGCACTGTCGGATGATTCCTGAGTGTCAGTAGTATCTTCTTCAGTTGTTTCTTCTTTGTTATCAGTTGAACAACCGACTAACACAAATAAAAATGTAATTCCTATTATGATTAAAAGTTGTTTTTTCATTGAACTTCCTCCAAATCAATGTCGTGATCTGAGTATATCAATTAATCATGTAGTTTGTATGAAGAAAATTTTTAAATTCAGTGACAAAAATATAATCATAACTGTTTACTCTTGATTTCATATCCACCTGAAATGACTTGTTCAGGTGTTTCAGGTAAATTCTTCAAAGCAGACTGCAAAAATTCAGGATATAATAAAATCTTATCTATTTCCGCAATAGGAACCCATTGATAAGTAACATGCTCCCCTTCTTCCCCATAAAAAGGTTCAAGATCATAGTCAAATGACCCTTTTACCGGTGAAACTTTGTAAAATAGGCCTAGTTCATGAAAATTACGCTTCTTATACTCAAAGAAATTTTCGGAGAACCATAGGAGTTGATCGATCTTCACTTCAACATTTAACTCTTCTTTCAATTCACGTTTAACACTTGATTGAGAATCCTCTAATACTTCCACTCTTCCACCCGGTAGAGCCCAATGATTATCTTTCGTTTGCTTATGTATTAAAACATAACCTTTCTCGATCATTACTGCTGCAACACGATAATTGAATACGATATTGTTCTCTAAATAAAAAGTTGAGTCCATGTCGAGTCCCCTTTCAATCAATCTTCATCTTTCACATCAGGATCTTCTGGTATCGATTCATTCAGATATTCCTGGATCATTTCTCGATATTTTTCCATTTGATCAAAATAAGAATCGAACTGACTCTTATTCACCAAAAACCGTTCACCATCATGGATGCTTCTAATTTTTCCTTGTACAATCAACTTCTCCACATAGGCTTCAGGTAATTCAAGATATTCTGCAGTTTCTTTGATTGTTAGATACATGTATTAACCCCTTTGATTCTTAAGCCTTTTTATTTCCTCTTCTAAACAGACACTCTTTTTTCTATATCATTTGGTGAATTTTTTATTACCTACATTCTCTTTAACAATATAGGGATAGAAACGACTATTGATAGAATGATAATGATAAATAAAATCATGATTAGTTGAGCCAGCATCGTTGAAGTTTCCATTATTGCACGTCACCCTTCTTTGAATAAAAACTCAAAGTTCAAATAGATTTTATCAAATTATACCATATTCTAACAGAGATCATGTTGACCCTATATCAATCTATTATTACTTTTGTTATTGTAATAATATCCAATCCACCGAGGGGACATGTTTTAGATGATCAAAAAAGTAATAAGTGTGCTTTTAATTATTGTTGTTATAACTTTACATATAACTGATAGTTCAGTTGCTGAGACAAGCTATCATATAGACAACCCCAAACAAACCTACACATATGAAATGATGGTCGAAGATATTGAAAAGATGGCTAAAAATCACCCGGACCTTATAACCTATCAATCTCTTGGAAAAACACCATATGATCGTGACATATGGGCGGTCAAATTAGGTCACGGTGATGCTTCTATTTTCATTAATGGCTCTCATCATGCTAGAGAATGGATTACGACCAATCTAAATATGAAAATGATTCAGACGTATGCTGAGGCTTACCAAAATCACGAGCAAATTGAAGAATACGATGTAAGTGATGTTTTAAATCGAGTGACCATATGGTTCGTTCCTATGGTGAATCCTGACGGGGTTGCCCTTCAGCAAAAGGGATTAGATGCATTTCCTGCAGAAGTACATCATGAGCTGATTGAAATGAATGAAGGTAGTACGGATTTCAAACGATGGAAAGCCAATGCTAGAGGAGTCGATTTAAACCGACAATATGACTACGAGTGGGACAATATTGCTGTTAATCATGAAGATGCTCGGTGGTCGAAACATAAAGGTAAGGAACCATTCAGTGAAAAGGAAAACAAAATCATTCGTCAGTTCACTAACGAGATAAATGCTGAAATTCTTATCTCATACCATAGTTCTGGACGTGTCTTATATTGGGATTATCCAGAGAAAGATATAAGATATGACGATTATGCAAAAATTATAAGTGGTTTAACGGGATATGTATTGATCAACCCAGAAGATAACCCAGCCAGAGGGACTTTCATGAGATGGTTCGTCCAAGAATTCCAAAGACCCGCGTTCACTCCAGAGTTGAGCTATTTCGTAGGGGAAACACATGTGCCTGTTGAAATATTTCCTGACATTTGGGAAAGGAATATTTCAGTTCCTTTGTATGCAGCTGAGCAAGGATATACACAATGGTCATCCAGAGTGAACGAGCATCATTCTACACTTATCTACCAACTATTTGAATGGATTAAAAATATCTTGTTCAAATAAGTCATTTAACTCTGAAAAACATGACTTAAATAAAACCGATATTGATCATAAGGTATTGAGTCTTCATTATGAGGAATAACAACTACATTCCACTTGTAAGGATTATAGGTACGGGACAAGTTCGAGAATTTTGCCAAATGTTTATACGAAGGTTTTACGACTAGATCCTTTAAATATGCTGATTGGGTAGCACCTCTTCTTCTTAATCGGTTCAATCTGTTAATGATTTGTTCCGCTCTTAAAATACCCAACCCATGCCCAAAAAAATAGCCGTCAAGCATTGTTACAGCGTTTTCCCCTCTCCACTCTGGAGTATCAGGGTCAAAGTCTGGATTATCAAAATATACGACGTCACCAGGTAAAATGTGGTCCGTATAAGTGTTCGTCAATCCAAGATCCGTATCTGAATGCCAGCTGTAAATATAAAGATCTGGAAATAGTTCGTTAAAAAATTGCTCTCCGATTACTTTCAACACAGCGTGGTAGTAGATGATGATGATTGCTCCTGCGCATTCAAATGCATACATCGCACTGTTATTGTAAAAGTCTTGAATAGCATCCGATGGCTTCACTCCCGGTTGAAGTTGAAACCCACCAATCTCCGTTACGTGCCAGTAATTTGTATTTCCTCTAGTCTCTTTGAATGTAGCGAATTTCATTCGGCTACGATTCATCATTTCAGAACTATCCATGATACTTTTTCGGAGTCTGATCTCGAAATATAACTCCCCAGCAGAATCATAAGTATAAACGACAGGCGAATCATTCATCCTTTGAAGAATTGCGTTATCAATTCGATCTAATTCTCCCAGTTCACCTGGTTCAAAGGGTCTTCCTGAAATTTGAATCATTCTGACAAACCCCTCTCCACATTTATTGGAATTACGTTTATTACTAACGTATTCTTACCAAAAAAATATAGACGCTCCTGAAGAGAAACGTCCACATTGTCTATACTGGCTCAATCAATCCAAGTTCAAGACACGTCGAAATTGACAATTCTTTTTGATATGTAGGAAATTGAACAGATATAATGTCATCATCAATAATCATGATTTCACCTGTTCCAAACACTCGATGTTTAATTTCCATCCCTGGACTAAGTTCGCCTATACTTTTGACGGCATTTGGATTTTTCGGTAATTTAGCTTTAGATTCCTCTGCAAATGAATATTTGTCAGCTCTATCTTTTTCTTGTGGAGGGTTAACAATGCGCTTCACATCTTTGAAAAACTCTGAAGATAATACATGTAAACTGAATTTCCGATGATAGGAGATCAGTTCTAGCTTTCTTCTTGCGCGTGTCATTCCTACATAAAATAAGCGAACAGCTTCTTCTATCTGTTCTTTCTCACCCTTTTCTGACGCCTCTAAATCCGATTCTGAGGGGATGATACCTCTAATCAAATCAATCATGAAGACATGCTCAAATTCCAACCCTTTTGAACTATGTAAGGTAGAAAGCGTCACGGCATCCAGATGTTTATTATCTTTAGATTGTTTGACTAGCGATTCTAAATGGTTCAAACGTTTTGCAAATTCAACCATCGTACCGGATTGCTGAGCAATTACTTCTAGAATTCGAATGATCTCCCTTAACCCATCGAAATTGAATCCAAGCTTTTTACTCAACTTTTTCAAAACCTCTTCATACCCCATATCTTCACGAATGGTCTTGATAACTTCCCTCGGACTTTTATTATGGAAATTACGGAAATATTCTTGCTGCCTCTTCAATTTTTCTTGATGCTTCTGATCAATTCCTGAAAACTTCAGAAGAGAATCAATAACTGTATATTTCTTGTGGCTTCCTTTAATATGATCCAATTGTTGTCTTGAAATATATACGCCTAACTTGGAAAAAATACGCTCAAAAATATCGACTCGTGATAAGTCATAAGAAAAACGCATGAAATTCAAGATATCCCTGACCACCCAATGGCTGAAGAAGCGAAGATCAGAATCCTTGATATAAAAAGGGATGTCTGCCTTATCTAGAGCATCAATCAAGATAACTGAAGAGGCATTATTCCTGTACAAAATTGCAAAGTCACGGTATGTATGACCTGAGCTAATCGTTTGTACAACGTGGCATGTCTGTTCCCCGTAGTTGGCCATTTTATGTAATTGAACCGGTTCATGGGGTGGGTTCTCTGTAAACATATTTTTGTTGTAACGATTTTTGTTTCTCTTAATGAATCGATTAGCAACTGTCACGATGTCCTTTGAGGAACGATAGTTTTGTTCCATAAACAAAGTTTTTGCCTGTGGATATACATGCTGGAAATTTAACAAGTAAGAAGGTTCTGCCGCCCTCCAAGTGTAAATTGACTGGTCATCGTCAGCTACTACACACAGATTCTCATGCTTCGCTACGAGTTTCTCAATAATCTTATGCTGTACGAGAGATGTATCTTGGCTTTCGTCGGTCAGCACATAATCATACAGCCTTTGATACTTAGTTAGAATCTCGATATCTTGCGATAGGAGCTTATTTGCAAAAGTCAGCATGTCATCGTAATCAACAAGCAACTTATTCGAATACGTTCTCTTCTGCTCTTCATACTGCTCGAAAATTTGTAATGCTTCTGGCACATCACACTTGACGGTCGATCGATTGTCCTTAGGTATAAGTTTGTTTTTTAAGAAACTGACATAAATCATCAATTCTTCCAGTTGATCTTCAGTAATATTCTCATCATGAAAAGAATAATAAAGGTTTCTAAGGATTATTCTTTTATGTAAGCCCTGAGGTACATCATTCCCCTCAATCAATTGATACGACTGATTATTTTTATAAAAATACTCACGAAAAATTTTAAAGGCTAAGCTATGTATTGTAGAAAAATCTACCGGTTCTAAATGAGGAAAGAAACTTGTATATCGCTCTTCCATATCTTTAGCAGAGGCACGACTAAATGTTACCGCTTTGATTCTGGCCGGACTTACGCGCTTCTGTTCGATCATGTAACCGATTCTCATGATGATCGTGGTCGTTTTACCAGAACCAGGTGAAGCTAAAAGAAGTAGTGGACCATCAGTCGAGAGAACCGCCTCTTTCTGAACCTCATTTAATTCTACGCCTAGTAGTTCTTTCTTTTGCTGAAAAAATTGTTCGGATGTTTGCATCAATGAAGCTCCTTCTTCATGTTGTTCTGCCAAAAGTATCTCACAAAAGTTGATGTTTGGTAAGAGAATTTAGATTGTCTTTTGGGTTTAAATTACGTAGATTGAATCATAGATTTGTATTATACTAACTATCAACTGGAAGTTTTTATGGAACATGGATGGACATGACTCATAATGGTGGCGAGGAAATGAAAGGATCTAAACCAAATACTATAACTA belongs to Halalkalibacillus sediminis and includes:
- a CDS encoding M14 family zinc carboxypeptidase, which codes for MIKKVISVLLIIVVITLHITDSSVAETSYHIDNPKQTYTYEMMVEDIEKMAKNHPDLITYQSLGKTPYDRDIWAVKLGHGDASIFINGSHHAREWITTNLNMKMIQTYAEAYQNHEQIEEYDVSDVLNRVTIWFVPMVNPDGVALQQKGLDAFPAEVHHELIEMNEGSTDFKRWKANARGVDLNRQYDYEWDNIAVNHEDARWSKHKGKEPFSEKENKIIRQFTNEINAEILISYHSSGRVLYWDYPEKDIRYDDYAKIISGLTGYVLINPEDNPARGTFMRWFVQEFQRPAFTPELSYFVGETHVPVEIFPDIWERNISVPLYAAEQGYTQWSSRVNEHHSTLIYQLFEWIKNILFK
- a CDS encoding protein-glutamine gamma-glutamyltransferase, with amino-acid sequence MIQISGRPFEPGELGELDRIDNAILQRMNDSPVVYTYDSAGELYFEIRLRKSIMDSSEMMNRSRMKFATFKETRGNTNYWHVTEIGGFQLQPGVKPSDAIQDFYNNSAMYAFECAGAIIIIYYHAVLKVIGEQFFNELFPDLYIYSWHSDTDLGLTNTYTDHILPGDVVYFDNPDFDPDTPEWRGENAVTMLDGYFFGHGLGILRAEQIINRLNRLRRRGATQSAYLKDLVVKPSYKHLAKFSNLSRTYNPYKWNVVVIPHNEDSIPYDQYRFYLSHVFQS
- a CDS encoding ATP-dependent helicase; its protein translation is MQTSEQFFQQKKELLGVELNEVQKEAVLSTDGPLLLLASPGSGKTTTIIMRIGYMIEQKRVSPARIKAVTFSRASAKDMEERYTSFFPHLEPVDFSTIHSLAFKIFREYFYKNNQSYQLIEGNDVPQGLHKRIILRNLYYSFHDENITEDQLEELMIYVSFLKNKLIPKDNRSTVKCDVPEALQIFEQYEEQKRTYSNKLLVDYDDMLTFANKLLSQDIEILTKYQRLYDYVLTDESQDTSLVQHKIIEKLVAKHENLCVVADDDQSIYTWRAAEPSYLLNFQHVYPQAKTLFMEQNYRSSKDIVTVANRFIKRNKNRYNKNMFTENPPHEPVQLHKMANYGEQTCHVVQTISSGHTYRDFAILYRNNASSVILIDALDKADIPFYIKDSDLRFFSHWVVRDILNFMRFSYDLSRVDIFERIFSKLGVYISRQQLDHIKGSHKKYTVIDSLLKFSGIDQKHQEKLKRQQEYFRNFHNKSPREVIKTIREDMGYEEVLKKLSKKLGFNFDGLREIIRILEVIAQQSGTMVEFAKRLNHLESLVKQSKDNKHLDAVTLSTLHSSKGLEFEHVFMIDLIRGIIPSESDLEASEKGEKEQIEEAVRLFYVGMTRARRKLELISYHRKFSLHVLSSEFFKDVKRIVNPPQEKDRADKYSFAEESKAKLPKNPNAVKSIGELSPGMEIKHRVFGTGEIMIIDDDIISVQFPTYQKELSISTCLELGLIEPV